The Lolium rigidum isolate FL_2022 chromosome 2, APGP_CSIRO_Lrig_0.1, whole genome shotgun sequence genomic interval AATGATCTGAAATTAACTGGCGTTGGGACGATGGCGCTAGTCTTAGCCAAAAACTGTGCAAGAAAGATTGAATAAGCATTTCAGAAGCTGCATTACTATCTACTGTGTTGTCCACCAAGTGAAGAAGTGGCCGCATTACATAAAACATGTATTCTGTCGCCACCTGATGTTACCACAAGTTCTGCCAAGTCACATAGTCAAGAGACAAAACAAGCTCTAGACAGTGATGCAGGCTTAACCTCTTCCGAGATGACAAATTTTGATTCCGTTGGGCTACTGTACCCACATAGGGAATAAATTTCTGCATAAGCACTCTTCAGATAGGAACTCATCCATAGCACAGTTGCATCAGCAAGGTATCATGAATTCTAGGCAGGGAGAGAACCCTGCAGCTAACTTTCAGTAATGTGTCAACTGGGAACCCACCAAAGTCCCACTTTCACTTCATTTTATATTTTCTAGTTCAAAATTAGGGCCAAATTTTGACTAGAAAACACAATATAAACTATAAGTGCGGCTTTATTGCGATCCCACACTACAAATACTTCTCACAACAGTAGTAGTACTAATGGTAGTGGCATTGGGTTCATGGAAGCCCAGCACCTTCGAACCTCCAACAACAAAATTTCTCTCCCCGCATCAAGTGCAAGCAATGGTTCATGTGGGTATTGATCCAGGCAGTACAACTGGAAAGATGCTTGAACCAAATGAGATGGTAGTTTCTGGTGCATCCCAAGTTGACAGGAAGTCTGCTCAGAGGTTTGAATATGAAGCCAATAAGTCGATCAGGTTGTCCTAGATAAACAGCGCTATCCTTGCAACACATTTTTATCTATGTGGAATGTGGTAATAATCTTCTAATAAAGCAAACATTTGACTATGTAGACAGACTTATACTGCATTGCATCTCTGAAAATCTTTGACAACCACTTGTTGATGTTTAATTCTTGCACACTCTGACTCATGATGTCAATTACATTTTTCTTCTTAGGATAGCTCTTCTTTCTGCCCCCTGGGATGAATTTCAAAACTAGCTTAtttgatacggtggatccaaggCAATCCACCtacggttgatgcccgatctttcacagcgagaacctggggtagagaatcctcccaacaacgcgatgaacgcagcctggagaagagggaacgaatccagcaagcaacggatcgatgaacgaccgcctcaaaccaagagctagacaatccttgatgaacacaagaaccttcgcagcggataataatagataaacggcagcgccgtacccccggagggatgatacacgtgaacacacgcaatggggaaaaccctaatctttagtctaaacttgatctatctaaaccctagccgcccctccaccttatatgagagggtggtggccggccagccccctagtgggcctctctaccttggtttggacaggcccaaaccaaactgactcaatttattaaaaaccctaattggtccacatatgaccattacctaAACTAAGATAAatgagctggtggagtcctgaatctgggctccacataggcctccatgcccgtatcatcctcccccccttcaagaagcgttgtccccaacgcgtgagggtcttctggaaaaggtgacgtgatatgaacatgacacgtcctcgccgtcttcaagtcttgcttgccttccacaccacatcctccctcgcggcctgcttgacttgatacagcacttggcgcctcctttcgtcTCCATATGGGCTTGTACTTtggcgccaactccttcttcttgtgaggttttgatggacccctgtgtcgctgcacatgaccctgcacaagatgtgtaattcctgggccacatagatgtctcacacgtccatccttgcctcgatgcatccgcggtgtcgcggaaaactggactgcagtactcctagcacggtagtgccgctgcccgctatctccactgacgcgctcggccACAGCCGGTCTAggcgccggttgaccggcccggccggtcctggagccggtcggccggccctggcaccgggctgaaacaccatcagcaATGGCTTCTCTAAcctgctcgcctcccactcctcccacgcgcatctgcgccatatgcacTGAAACACCATCAGCGCACCCATCATCAGTCTGTGTACtgacatcaacacaaactggaactgtagcacatgctgcaacatccacatcaacaactagtgtagcttcatccggcttgtcaccaacaagaactggcttgtcatctacaggcttggctgaaacatcaccaacatcaatgctcggaacatcatgcaccttatgctacacattaggcttgtgcaatttctccttacgcaccactaactccacatcggacttgatatgatcatcacccataggcttcaaagtccgctgtttgccatcatgcataaaagaatatgtatttgctcgcccatcatgtgtcacattgcgatcatactcccaaggacgcccaagtagcaatccacacacctccaatggcaacacatcgcaatctatctcatcaacataatcaccaactgtaaatggcacatgcaccttgtgagtaatcttcagcataccacagctattcaaccactcaagatgtttaggttcaggaagacgccatgtagacaaccccaatgctgccaccatcgccttgctaatgccattagtacagctaccaccatcaaccatcaacttgcaagtcttgcccttgataaagcactgagtctgaaacaaactccaccgctgaaccttgtcaactgtcgtgcaagcatcaccttgtaccctcttgagttgcatattcagcccgctcaatggtacatcctcttcaacagtcacagtagtgctcttggtatcagagcgccAGGTTGATCACGATGCAAGGTGTGACTATTGTCGTCAGACTGATCGATGATCTGATGGATGACGTGGTGGTGATGGAATTGTTTCTGGCGAGTTCAGAGATCAATCTGTAAGGTCAGAAGTTTGAAGGCGGCGGCTTTGGTGTAGATCAATATTTTCCGATCGTGCTAGAGATCGGAATCAGCTGGTTATTTGGATTATGTGAAAGAATTAGGCCGCACGATGTGTTTTTTCCGTTCAGATCGGTTTCCTCTCCATGTACGGGCCAGCAAGGATGGAGAATATTAGGTGGTGTTTTTACAACGAGGAAAGAAAGGAAAGCAATAATTGCATGTTAATTGGGTGTAGATCAGAATTGGTGTTGTTGCCATACGTGACTACTTTGATCGATAAAGAAAGATGGACCTGCATGCCAGGTTCGGATCGGCATAACATGTTTACATAAGAAAAGAAGTGCAAATCCGTTTTGTACAGTTAATGCAGCCAGAAAAACAAGGACAAGAGGATTTTACGGTTGGAAATTGGAAGGTTTGGAATTAGATTCGAATTTTTTTGGTGGGGCtggtgaaaagaaaaaggaaaaaaaaatatttgGTATGGATCGGATTGGAGATGTTGTGGTATGCGCTGAACGTCACACGTTTTGGGGTGCAGCTTTTTTGCACGGGCAGAaataagaagaaagaagaaaaaatgcGAAAATAAAAGGAGACTCTGGTTTTTAGAAGATTGCATACTCGGGTGTGTTCAGCTTATTTGGATCCATGGCGTGCAGGAGTTTGTTCTGTGTGTTTTGGGTGATATGCTTGGTGCACTAGGAGGTGTTTTTAGCTTATTTGGATCCATGGCGTTCAGGAGTTTGTTCTGTGTGTTTTGGGTGATATGCATGGTGCACTTTCAGTTTGTATTTGGAGGATGCATGTGTCtcaatcaggttgatggcgtcgaagaccaaagggcgccaaggtcaagtcaagctagtcgagagggaggatgaggtgtggaagactAGCGAGGCTTGCAGATGAAGACCGGCGATGTTGCTTATCTGACACCACCATTTTTCcagcagaccctcacgcgttggggacaacgcttgttgaaggggggggaggatgatgaggatatcCAGGCAGCTTGGTACACTAGGACAACCCGTGTTAtgatgattaagtctaaggtgtaccagtattttatcatagtattgttattaggaaataatgtaaccaggtcatgtggtgggccaattagAATTTTAAGtgtgtctgtttgacttgggcatgTCCAAGTCaattaggttaggcccaataggggctggccagccacctctccctcatataaggagatggtgcggcctagggtttaggggattagattgaaatcacaattaTGTAGAACTTTGAATTAATACTATCACCGTCCCTATGGGATCGGCATGCGTGACGGCGTCTTGGACGTTCGTCCGGTTATTCATCAATAAAGGCGTGAtagttcttgagtctgtcaaggGTGATCGTGCGTGCGAGAAGGTCCTCGAACTGTCGAGGGTTATCGAGCTTGGCGTGTCTATTCTGCTTGAGGTTTGGCGTTCTTCGTCGAGTTGCTCGCCGGATTGGCGTTCCCCATCTTCAGGTTACGTGTATCGCACACGTGATTGGGAGATCCTATCGGTTACTTTGGATCTGAAgttgcatcgtgaaagatcgggccaaACAATCCGTATCATTATTGTTGACCTAACTATATTTACCTGGACTCTGAAGTGGTCGTTTAGAAGAGCTTGGGGGTCCTCTTGTGCTCCTCCAGTCATAAGGAAATGCAAGCATTAACGCTTGGGCAAAATAGTGGACGGTGGATCGGTGTACTAATAAGTTGCTCTTGCATGAGTAGCTTGAAATTTGTAGCTGGAGCAAAGTTATTGATGGAAATGGACGAGGTGGAAACACTCAAAATAAGAACAGAGAGATGTATTTTAACAACTCGGATAATGATTCCAATTTGGTTTCTCTCCCAGATATTTCGAGTTTATACTTTGTAGGTTAAGATGATGTTGCTCTGGTCCTAACCATTCTTTGGCTGACCAACTTAGTAAATCTTTAATACATACCGGGCACTTAAAGAATAACAACAGGGTAATACAAGAGAAAGATCACATAGGCTGAGATTTTAGCCTTCAGGAGTTCCATTAAGGAAAAGAAACGGCTTGAAGGACGACAAGTCATTGCATATGCATCAAAATCTTCAACACAGTCTGGTTTGCATCTCTTCCCCAACAAGCTCGAATATTTTTTCAATTCTGAAATAAATCAAGCCATCAATACTAACACCAAAGTTATATGATACAGATTAATTTTCGAAATTCAGGCTGGTCGAATTCTGATATTCTTAGTCTATAATAGCCAAAATCTGTCAATAAAGCAATTACCTACTCATCTTGATATTCACATTAGCAAGCCAAGAGGTTAAATAAACCTGTAAAACAAGCAATTAACAAGAAAGAACCCTTGTTAGATAGCATGCTGACATAGGATAACACGTTTGACCTAATCCGAAGATGGGCTTTCATCCTTTACATGAGCCAAGTTAGTGCTTAAAAGTCTATCAAATAACAGACAATTAAAGACATAAGCACCAGGACAGAGACAGTAGAGTTCTAATGTATGGAATCAATGCAACAATTTGGCAAAATTAGACCCATACCTGCAAAACCTCATGCGCTGGAGTATGGTCAGGTAGCCGTGCCTGCAAGACATCAGCCCTCCAGTTTTCAGGCAATGGGCAACTGTCTCCAGACCGAAGCTCAGTAATCAGAAATTTGTGCAATTCCCCATCATATAGCTCATCTGACCATTCTAATGAAGGATCTGGACCTTCCTTTAGGTTGATCGATAGGAATTCCAAGACAATCAGTCTCTACATTGAAAGTGATTTCCACTGTAAGGAATTCCCCAAAGAACGGAGAAAGCAGGCACGTAAAAAGAAGCAATTCCTAACTGCACAAGCGGAAAACATAGCAGGATCGAATACACTAACTGTTCCTGAGATCAACAAGCATCACCGTCTCATAAaataatatgatgataataccttcAATTGTAACTCCGAAGCAAACATCTGAACAAACTCTTGAGCAAGATCCTCTGACATAAATTCATAAGTAAAAATAAATTAGTACAAACAAAACTGTATCTTGCTGGATTAGGAACAGCCGAGCAACATAGGTTCATGTGCAGATCTGAATGTTGAGTAGCTATTTCAGAAAGGAAATTGGACATCAGAAACTAGATATTTACTAATTTAACTTGATCTAATGTGACAGCGCTACACTGAAACTATATGATAACTTACAGTTTATTTGCTAACTGTATAACACTCACTCTACTTTCCGACTAAGTTGCAGCGATTACGCAAACTATACATAATTTCTTGAATTCCTAAAAGTAAACAGAAGTTATGAATCCTGttttgcataaaataaaatgagcAACCCACCGAATTCTGAGATGGAGATCGATTTGAATACTGGAGCTCCCCCACCATCCCCTGAATCATTCAAATCATCTTGGGAGTCGGTAAACCGGACTAGTGGGCTACTGGAAGATATTTTGGAAAAACACCGCATGGCTTGAGAAGCTTTAACCAAGTCGGACATGGCAAGGACCTAGTTCCAGGGAAATAATTGGAGAACATCGAATCAAACAACCATTCATGCCCTATGGGGTCCTGAATAAAAATAAAAGGACCTGAACAAACAGTCAAACACGGTGTTTGTATGGGCAATTGGGCATTACCATCTCCTTGTAGGTTGATAGAAGCATCTCGCGGCATTGCACCTGAACCAGCCAAAAGACACGAAAATGAGGACACCAACAAGAAATTAAAACGGGGGCCATGCTTGCTAAAGAGAGGATCGGGCCGATCGGTTACCTCCTTGTGTGCCAACTTGGCGCTTGCCCTGTCGCGGATCCCCGGCATGTCCTTGAGCACCCCCAAATCCATCCCAGACATGTAACTGACAATCCCAAGGCGGCGTCAGAAACTGGTGTCTGATGAACCTCGGAAAACCCAAGCGCCGCCGAGACGCAGAGCGAGAGAGCGGGGGACTACCTGCGGGAGAGGTGGGCGTTGACGAGCGCGGATGCGTGCGAGcgtccgtcggcggcggcggccagccacCGGGCCTTGGCGGCGAGCATGCGCGACCACTGGTTGCGCAGGTTGCGctgcgccgccggccgccactgGCGCAGCGACGAGGGCGACGGGGTTGGGGAGGACGGGGACGGGTGGGCAGGGCGGCGAACTGGAGTGGCTACGCACGCCTCCATTGCTTCGTCCGCGTGCGGCGTGCCGCTGGCGCTTCTGCAGTCTAGCCTGACCGAGCCCAGCGCCGTTGCAAGCACCGCTGGCGGGGAGAGGACCAGTCGGCGAGCTAAGGTCGACCAgctcggcggcggccgggcgcggaAGCGGTGGACCGGCAGCAGAGCCGGGGTACGACGCGGACGAGCGGTGTCAGACTTTCTGTTCGAAGGCTCTGCCCTGGATCGCTGTAGGCCTTTCTCTTGCTGGGCCTGGGCCGAAATTAGTAGGTTGAGTTTTGAGATGCGGGCTGGGTGATATTTCAGACCTTGGGCCACACACAATTTGCACCACTCcgatattagagcatctctagcagaccccgtaaaaacgCGAACTGAAAACACCGAGTTTAGTTCATCAAACTCGTGTTTACAGATCAGAAAATTGATAACGCGGAACAGATCTCGTGAAACAAAACTGTAAAACAGCATATTTGGGAATATGCCACTAAAGACCCACCTGccagtttttttccttttttccttattTTCCTAGTCTTCTTCTTCTCAGGCCGTTTTTTCCCAGGCCTGAAGCTCGCTCCGCCTAGCTCGCCCCACCCCGCGTCGCGCCGCCCCATGCCGCGCCACCCCGCGCCGCCCCACGCCCCGCCCCGCTCCACACCGCCGCGAGCTCACCGCCCCACGCCCCGCCCACGAGCTCGCCCCGCCCCGCGTCGCCCCACACCGTCGCGAGCTCGCCGAAATTTGGTTGGATTTTGGTGACTATACCAGCGGAAGCAGTTGACCTGAtctgaaatttcagcgcgccGCGAGTAGAGGATTTTGTTCAGTTTGCTCTTTCAGCCCCTACAAATACATGCCAAGTTGGGTTTTCGAGTGCgacctgcaatttttttttttggccgaACGTGTTTACGGTTACTGATATGCGTCATTTTTTCTGAACTGAACCCGTAAATCGGCAGTTCAGTTTTCACACTTTTACGACCaccgctagagatgctcttagagcatgtctGTCAGACCCCCTAAAAGGgccaaccccgtaaaataaccgccgaAATACGAGGTAGggatctacccggccgtctagcagaccccgtaaaacagcCTCCCACGTCGGTTTTTTACATTTTCGGCTAGGGGGTGGCTTCTGGCTCCCTACTTGTGTGGGACGGGAGAGAAAATACAGGCGAACCCACCATCCCATTTCAGCTagggcgcgcggacatttcagatTTTCCACCCATTTTCCACGCGCGGACAGAATATTCCGtaggattctgttttacggggtctgctagctcggacgagttttctgCCGGTGAAAAGTGAATACAAggtcctctactcgcgttttacgggACAGAAAAATAGGGGGTCTATTAGACATGCTCCTAGACCTCCCAAATTCCCAATCCCGAAAGCCTGATCTACACCGCGTCCTAGTCGCGCCATCATCATGATGAGCAATCTTCCAATCCGTCTCCAACCCGAGCATGTACCTCTCGTCTTCTCTTGTCAATATATAGCTCACTTGCGCCGCTCTGTCCAGCAGTCGAGTCGAGCGCCATGGTCTTCTGCAGCTGCAAGCGATCTGCCACCGTCCACGCGACACGAGGATCATCAGCAACAATCACCAGCATCGGCAGCACGGCGGACTACGAGTACGACCACGACCACGCGTCAAGCCTCGGCAAGGGCAACTTCGGCGTCGTCGTCAAGGCGCGCCACCG includes:
- the LOC124689087 gene encoding uncharacterized protein LOC124689087, whose product is MEACVATPVRRPAHPSPSSPTPSPSSLRQWRPAAQRNLRNQWSRMLAAKARWLAAAADGRSHASALVNAHLSRSYMSGMDLGVLKDMPGIRDRASAKLAHKEVQCREMLLSTYKEMVLAMSDLVKASQAMRCFSKISSSSPLVRFTDSQDDLNDSGDGGGAPVFKSISISEFEDLAQEFVQMFASELQLKRLIVLEFLSINLKEGPDPSLEWSDELYDGELHKFLITELRSGDSCPLPENWRADVLQARLPDHTPAHEVLQVYLTSWLANVNIKMSRIEKIFELVGEEMQTRLC